The Periplaneta americana isolate PAMFEO1 chromosome 2, P.americana_PAMFEO1_priV1, whole genome shotgun sequence genome has a window encoding:
- the LOC138695161 gene encoding UDP-glucosyltransferase 2-like produces MKDGSATWCCLTTYGYYTVFAQMRRLHLLIVAVLAAYFPAEKTEAARILSLMTYKWFSHFLLFENYMKSLVSHGHHVTVVGYFPQKQQIENYTDISLQGSLPEMKRSFNIQEIRRLGILGVWNLYWKYQVEICEAVFKHPNMQKLLNSDEKFDLVVTHLLGSDCILGFAHKFKAPLISLSTSVVIPWGNYRIGNVDNPSYVPNYFLPFTDRMNLWQRVLNTLYNVASIVGQYIFSEIPSDDLSNKYFGPGVPPLSELKKKTSLLIVNSHFTLNSPRPMVPAVVEVAGLHINKRGKLSHLKFRAGLHKVCALRAGSQLMSGMQDIEDFLNSSTEGVIYFSLGSVLESESLPRETLQTFIDVFSRLPQRVLWKIGNVSGLSGNVKCASWFSQLEILMHPNVRVFITHGGLLGTQEAIYAGVPMLGIPIAFDQELNIRTYVTKGVAIQLDYESMSADSLLTSINELLNDPRYQKNAKHLSQLFRDRPQAAMDTAIYWTEYVIRHRGAPHLRSSALDLSWYQYLLLDVALVTYMTLMLIAIYTCYICSKTVRKLKGNCKNLNLAETSHQK; encoded by the exons ATGAAAGACGGATCTGCGACTTGGTGCTGCCTCACCACATATGgctactatactgttttcgct CAGATGCGACGCCTTCATTTGCTGATTGTTGCAGTACTCGCAGCGTATTTCCCAGCTGAGAAAACAGAAGCAGCTAGAATTCTAAGCCTAATGACTTATAAGTGGTTTAGCCACTTCCTTTTGTTTGAGAACTACATGAAAAGCTTAGTCTCTCATGGCCATCACGTCACAGTTGTGGGTTACTTCCCTCAAAAGCAGCAAATCGAAAACTATACAGACATTTCTCTTCAAGGTTCATTGCCTGAAATGAAACGAAGTTTCAACATTCAAGAAATACGACGATTAGGAATTTTAGGGGTGTGGAACTTGTACTGGAAGTACCAGGTGGAGATTTGCGAGGCTGTGTTCAAGCACCCAAACATGCAGAAACTTCTCAACAGTGATGAAAAATTTGATCTCGTTGTGACTCATCTTCTGGGTTCGGATTGTATCCTCGGATTTGCACATAAATTTAAAGCTCCTCTCATCAGTTTGAGCACCAGTGTGGTTATCCCGTGGGGAAATTACCGAATAGGCAACGTTGACAACCCATCTTATGTCCCTAATTACTTCCTGCCCTTCACAGATCGAATGAATCTCTGGCAGAGagtattaaatacattatataatgtgGCTTCAATAGTGGGGCAATATATTTTCTCGGAAATCCCTTCTGACGATTTGTCGAATAAATATTTTGGACCCGGTGTGCCTCCACTGTCGGAGTTGAAGAAGAAGACAAGCCTCCTCATAGTGAATAGCCACTTCACTCTTAACTCTCCTCGACCAATGGTGCCTGCAGTAGTGGAAGTTGCGGGACTACACATAAATAAAAGAGGAAAGTTGTCTCAT CTGAAatttagagcaggcctgcacaaggtttgcgctctccgagccggctcacagctcatgagcggaatgcag GATATAGAGGACTTCCTGAATTCCTCCACAGAAGGAGTGATCTACTTTAGTTTAGGATCAGTGCTGGAAAGTGAGTCGTTACCAAGGGAGACTCTGCAAACTTTCATCGACGTTTTCTCAAGATTACCGCAACGGGTtctttggaaaataggaaatgtTTCTGGATTGTCTGGAAACGTCAAATGTGCAAGCTGGTTCTCTCAGTTGGAGATTCTAA TGCATCCCAACGTTCGCGTGTTTATAACTCACGGCGGACTTTTAGGGACACAGGAGGCCATATACGCAGGCGTTCCTATGTTAGGCATACCCATAGCCTTTGATCAGGAGCTCAACATACGAACCTACGTCACAAAAGGCGTTGCCATACAGCTGGATTACGAGTCCATGTCTGCAGACAGTCTGTTGACCTCGATAAATGAATTGTTGAACGATCCCAG GTATCAGAAGAATGCCAAGCATTTATCACAACTATTCAGAGACCGACCTCAAGCGGCGATGGACACTGCCATCTATTGGACGGAATACGTCATCAGACATCGCGGAGCGCCACATCTGCGATCCTCCGCACTCGATCTGTCTTGGTACCAATACCTGCTACTAGATGTCGCACTTGTGACTTACATGACATTGATGTTGATAGCCATATATACGTGTTACATTTGTAGTAAGACAGTCAGGAAATTAAaaggaaattgtaaaaatttgaatCTCGCTGAAACCTCTCATCAGAAATAA